One part of the Phoenix dactylifera cultivar Barhee BC4 chromosome 4, palm_55x_up_171113_PBpolish2nd_filt_p, whole genome shotgun sequence genome encodes these proteins:
- the LOC120110502 gene encoding LOW QUALITY PROTEIN: protein KINESIN LIGHT CHAIN-RELATED 2-like (The sequence of the model RefSeq protein was modified relative to this genomic sequence to represent the inferred CDS: inserted 1 base in 1 codon), with the protein MEPTHPDLGPYLLKQARDVISSGESPRRALQLALRAAKSFERCACKKPNLNLVMSLHIVAEIHCTLGQYDMAIPVLERSIEIPSLEHGHDHALAKFSGYMHLGDTYATMGLIENSIQCYTSALEVQKLALGDRDPRVGDTCRYLAEAHVQALQFDEAERLCQMALDIHREKGNFASPEETADRRLMALICDAKGDHESALEHLVMASMXMMSDGQEAEVASVDCSIGETYLALARYDEAVFAYQKALTVFKCTKGENHPLVASVLVRLADLYLKTGRFRESRSYCENALLIYGNPLPGTSPEEVASGLTDVSAICASMHENEMALKLLQSALNIYNDLPGRQSKAAGVEAQMGVLYYIVGDYSESYASSQNSVTKLQACGKKKSAFFGIALNQMGLACVQLDEINEAAKLFEEAKSILEQEYGPYHPDTLGVYSNLAGTYDALGRLNDAIRILEYLVEIREEKLGTANPAVDDEKNRLAVLLKEAGRVRHKKTRSLEILLEGNSHGIKKKAIPV; encoded by the exons ATGGAGCCAACTCACCCAGATCTTGGTCCTTATTTGCTTAAGCAGGCAAGGGATGTGATATCTTCGGGAGAAAGCCCTCGGAGGGCTCTACAGCTTGCACTTCGGGCAGCCAAGTCATTTGAGAGATGTGCATGTAAGAAGCCCAATTTGAACTTGGTCATGAGTCTTCATATTGTTGCAGAAATCCACTGCACTTTGGGGCAGTATGATATGGCAATCCCTGTGCTAGAGCGGTCGATTGAAATCCCATCTCTGGAACATGGCCATGACCATGCCCTTGCCAAGTTCTCCGGGTATATGCATTTGGGAGATACTTATGCCACCATGGGCCTGATAGAGAACTCGATACAGTGTTATACAAGCGCTTTGGAGGTTCAGAAGCTAGCATTGGGTGACAGAGACCCAAGAGTCGGCGACACTTGCCGGTATCTGGCAGAAGCTCATGTGCAAGCACTGCAATTCGATGAGGCCGAAAGGTTGTGCCAGATGGCTCTTGACATCCATAGAGAGAAAGGCAATTTCGCTTCTCCGGAGGAGACGGCAGATCGGAGGCTCATGGCCCTCATTTGTGATGCTAAAGGCGACCATGAGTCCGCCCTCGAGCATCTGGTCATGGCGAGTA CGATGATGTCCGATGGCCAGGAGGCAGAGGTGGCTTCAGTTGATTGTAGCATAGGAGAGACCTATCTAGCGTTGGCTCGATATGATGAAGCTGTGTTCGCTTACCAGAAAGCACTTACTGTATTCAAGTGCACCAAAGGCGAGAACCATCCATTGGTTGCTTCTGTCCTTGTGcgtcttgctgatttgtatttgAAGACTGGGAGATTCCGAGAATCAAGATCTTACTGTGAAAATGCTCTCCTGATCTATGGAAACCCACTCCCAGGGACATCCCCTGAGGAAGTTGCCAGTGGTCTCACTGATGTCTCTGCCATATGTGCGTCTATGCATGAGAATGAGATGGCACTGAAGTTGCTTCAGAGTGCCCTTAACATTTATAATGATTTGCCAGGTCGGCAAAGCAAGGCTGCTGGAGTTGAGGCTCAGATGGGAGTACTGTATTATATCGTCGGAGATTATTCCGAGTCTTATGCCTCCTCCCAGAATTCGGTCACAAAACTTCAAGCATGTGGGAAGAAAAAGTCtgccttctttggcattgctcTGAACCAAATGGGGTTAGCATGCGTGCAACTCGATGAAATAAATGAAGCTGCAAAGCTGTTTGAGGAAGCCAAGAGCATTTTAGAGCAAGAGTATGGACCATATCATCCGGATACACTGGGAGTATACAGCAATTTGGCAGGGACCTATGATGCTTTGGGAAG GCTGAATGATGCCATTCGAATATTGGAATATCTTGTTGAGATCAGGGAGGAGAAGCTGGGGACAGCCAATCCAGCTGTAGATGATGAGAAGAATAGGTTGGCAGTTCTGTTGAAAGAAGCTGGTAGAGTTCGGCACAAGAAGACTAGATCACTGGAAATTCTCCTCGAAGGCAACTCCCATGGCATAAAGAAAAAGGCAATTCCAGTGTGA
- the LOC103715840 gene encoding protein KINESIN LIGHT CHAIN-RELATED 2-like isoform X2, producing the protein MEPTHPDLGPYLLKQARDVISSGESPRRALQLALRAAKSFERCACKKPNLNLVMSLHIVAEIHCTLGQYDMAIPVLERSIEIPSLEHGHDHALAKFSGYMHLGDTYATMGLIENSIQCYTSALEVQKLALGDRDPRVGDTCRYLAEAHVQALQFDEAERLCQMALDIHREKGNFASPEETADRRLMALICDAKGDHESALEHLVMASMAMMSDGQEAEVASVDCSIGETYLALARYDEAVFAYQKALTVFKCTKGENHPLVASVLVRLADLYLKTGRFRESRSYCENALLIYGNPLPGTSPEEVASGLTDVSAICASMHENEMALKLLQSALNIYNDLPGRQSKAAGVEAQMGVLYYIVGDYSESYASSQNSVTKLQACGKKKSAFFGIALNQMGLACVQLDEINEAAKLFEEAKSILEQEYGPYHPDTLGVYSNLAGTYDALGRLNDAIRILEYLVEIREEKLGTANPAVDDEKNRLAVLLKEAGRVRHKKTRSLEILLEGNSHGIKKKAIPV; encoded by the exons ATGGAGCCAACTCACCCAGATCTTGGTCCTTATTTGCTTAAGCAGGCAAGGGATGTGATATCTTCGGGAGAAAGCCCTCGGAGGGCTCTACAGCTTGCACTTCGGGCAGCCAAGTCATTTGAGAGATGTGCATGTAAGAAGCCCAATTTGAACTTGGTCATGAGTCTTCATATTGTTGCAGAAATCCACTGCACTTTGGGGCAGTATGATATGGCAATCCCTGTGCTAGAGCGGTCGATTGAAATCCCATCTCTGGAACATGGCCATGACCATGCCCTTGCCAAGTTCTCCGGGTATATGCATTTGGGAGATACTTATGCCACCATGGGCCTGATAGAGAACTCGATACAGTGTTATACAAGCGCTTTGGAGGTTCAGAAGCTAGCATTGGGTGACAGAGACCCAAGAGTCGGCGACACTTGCCGGTATCTGGCAGAAGCTCATGTGCAAGCACTGCAATTCGATGAGGCCGAAAGGTTGTGCCAGATGGCTCTTGACATCCATAGAGAGAAAGGCAATTTCGCTTCTCCGGAGGAGACGGCAGATCGGAGGCTCATGGCCCTCATTTGTGATGCTAAAGGCGACCATGAGTCCGCCCTCGAGCATCTGGTCATGGCGAGTATGGCGATGATGTCCGATGGCCAGGAGGCAGAGGTGGCTTCAGTTGATTGTAGCATAGGAGAGACCTATCTAGCGTTGGCTCGATATGATGAAGCTGTGTTCGCTTACCAGAAAGCACTTACTGTATTCAAGTGCACCAAAGGCGAGAACCATCCATTGGTTGCTTCTGTCCTTGTGcgtcttgctgatttgtatttgAAGACTGGGAGATTCCGAGAATCAAGATCTTACTGTGAAAATGCTCTCCTGATCTATGGAAACCCACTCCCAGGGACATCCCCTGAGGAAGTTGCCAGTGGTCTCACTGATGTCTCTGCCATATGTGCGTCTATGCATGAGAATGAGATGGCACTGAAGTTGCTTCAGAGTGCCCTTAACATTTATAATGATTTGCCAGGTCGGCAAAGCAAGGCTGCTGGAGTTGAGGCTCAGATGGGAGTACTGTATTATATCGTCGGAGATTATTCCGAGTCTTATGCCTCCTCCCAGAATTCGGTCACAAAACTTCAAGCATGTGGGAAGAAAAAGTCtgccttctttggcattgctcTGAACCAAATGGGGTTAGCATGCGTGCAACTCGATGAAATAAATGAAGCTGCAAAGCTGTTTGAGGAAGCCAAGAGCATTTTAGAGCAAGAGTATGGACCATATCATCCGGATACACTGGGAGTATACAGCAATTTGGCAGGGACCTATGATGCTTTGGGAAG GCTGAATGATGCCATTCGAATATTGGAATATCTTGTTGAGATCAGGGAGGAGAAGCTGGGGACAGCCAATCCAGCTGTAGATGATGAGAAGAATAGGTTGGCAGTTCTGTTGAAAGAAGCTGGTAGAGTTCGGCACAAGAAGACTAGATCACTGGAAATTCTCCTCGAAGGCAACTCCCATGGCATAAAGAAAAAGGCAATTCCAGTGTGA
- the LOC103715840 gene encoding protein KINESIN LIGHT CHAIN-RELATED 1-like isoform X1 codes for MPGSIMGVVDGNMASRGLNSPRIKKNLPSIKTTRASPSPTSSESSSGWSNSERSSRSFGVESRSDAELHHLINGNKKVVKDLVVRGDNGLPDKKFEHACKVHSPSTNSPASWKKSARPPRLPLESSEIGGNNVRKPGAEPTSLKKYQSFPTKDASILKNGTEDSPKMEPTHPDLGPYLLKQARDVISSGESPRRALQLALRAAKSFERCACKKPNLNLVMSLHIVAEIHCTLGQYDMAIPVLERSIEIPSLEHGHDHALAKFSGYMHLGDTYATMGLIENSIQCYTSALEVQKLALGDRDPRVGDTCRYLAEAHVQALQFDEAERLCQMALDIHREKGNFASPEETADRRLMALICDAKGDHESALEHLVMASMAMMSDGQEAEVASVDCSIGETYLALARYDEAVFAYQKALTVFKCTKGENHPLVASVLVRLADLYLKTGRFRESRSYCENALLIYGNPLPGTSPEEVASGLTDVSAICASMHENEMALKLLQSALNIYNDLPGRQSKAAGVEAQMGVLYYIVGDYSESYASSQNSVTKLQACGKKKSAFFGIALNQMGLACVQLDEINEAAKLFEEAKSILEQEYGPYHPDTLGVYSNLAGTYDALGRLNDAIRILEYLVEIREEKLGTANPAVDDEKNRLAVLLKEAGRVRHKKTRSLEILLEGNSHGIKKKAIPV; via the exons ATGCCTGGATCGATAATGGGTGTGGTTGATGGGAATATGGCATCTCGTGGCTTGAATTCCCCTCGTATTAAAAAGAATCTTCCATCAATAAAAACCACGAGGGCTTCTCCATCTCCAACGAGCTCAGAGAGTTCTAGTGGTTGGTCGAATTCAGAGCGGAGCTCTAGATCTTTTGGTGTTGAATCAAGAAGTGATGCAGAGTTGCACCATCTCATTAATGGGAATAAGAAAGTTGTGAAGGATTTGGTTGTGAGAGGGGATAACGGTTTGCCGGATAAGAAGTTTGAGCATGCATGTAAGGTCCATTCTCCAAGCACCAATTCTCCTGCTTCATGGAAGAAGTCTGCAAGGCCTCCTCGATTGCCATTGGAATCCTCAGAAATAGGTGGAAATAATGTAAGAAAACCTGGTGCAGAACCAACTTCTCTGAAGAAATATCAAAGCTTTCCTACTAAAGATGCCTCGATATTAAAGAATGGGACTGAAGATTCCCCTAAGATGGAGCCAACTCACCCAGATCTTGGTCCTTATTTGCTTAAGCAGGCAAGGGATGTGATATCTTCGGGAGAAAGCCCTCGGAGGGCTCTACAGCTTGCACTTCGGGCAGCCAAGTCATTTGAGAGATGTGCATGTAAGAAGCCCAATTTGAACTTGGTCATGAGTCTTCATATTGTTGCAGAAATCCACTGCACTTTGGGGCAGTATGATATGGCAATCCCTGTGCTAGAGCGGTCGATTGAAATCCCATCTCTGGAACATGGCCATGACCATGCCCTTGCCAAGTTCTCCGGGTATATGCATTTGGGAGATACTTATGCCACCATGGGCCTGATAGAGAACTCGATACAGTGTTATACAAGCGCTTTGGAGGTTCAGAAGCTAGCATTGGGTGACAGAGACCCAAGAGTCGGCGACACTTGCCGGTATCTGGCAGAAGCTCATGTGCAAGCACTGCAATTCGATGAGGCCGAAAGGTTGTGCCAGATGGCTCTTGACATCCATAGAGAGAAAGGCAATTTCGCTTCTCCGGAGGAGACGGCAGATCGGAGGCTCATGGCCCTCATTTGTGATGCTAAAGGCGACCATGAGTCCGCCCTCGAGCATCTGGTCATGGCGAGTATGGCGATGATGTCCGATGGCCAGGAGGCAGAGGTGGCTTCAGTTGATTGTAGCATAGGAGAGACCTATCTAGCGTTGGCTCGATATGATGAAGCTGTGTTCGCTTACCAGAAAGCACTTACTGTATTCAAGTGCACCAAAGGCGAGAACCATCCATTGGTTGCTTCTGTCCTTGTGcgtcttgctgatttgtatttgAAGACTGGGAGATTCCGAGAATCAAGATCTTACTGTGAAAATGCTCTCCTGATCTATGGAAACCCACTCCCAGGGACATCCCCTGAGGAAGTTGCCAGTGGTCTCACTGATGTCTCTGCCATATGTGCGTCTATGCATGAGAATGAGATGGCACTGAAGTTGCTTCAGAGTGCCCTTAACATTTATAATGATTTGCCAGGTCGGCAAAGCAAGGCTGCTGGAGTTGAGGCTCAGATGGGAGTACTGTATTATATCGTCGGAGATTATTCCGAGTCTTATGCCTCCTCCCAGAATTCGGTCACAAAACTTCAAGCATGTGGGAAGAAAAAGTCtgccttctttggcattgctcTGAACCAAATGGGGTTAGCATGCGTGCAACTCGATGAAATAAATGAAGCTGCAAAGCTGTTTGAGGAAGCCAAGAGCATTTTAGAGCAAGAGTATGGACCATATCATCCGGATACACTGGGAGTATACAGCAATTTGGCAGGGACCTATGATGCTTTGGGAAG GCTGAATGATGCCATTCGAATATTGGAATATCTTGTTGAGATCAGGGAGGAGAAGCTGGGGACAGCCAATCCAGCTGTAGATGATGAGAAGAATAGGTTGGCAGTTCTGTTGAAAGAAGCTGGTAGAGTTCGGCACAAGAAGACTAGATCACTGGAAATTCTCCTCGAAGGCAACTCCCATGGCATAAAGAAAAAGGCAATTCCAGTGTGA